The Montipora capricornis isolate CH-2021 chromosome 3, ASM3666992v2, whole genome shotgun sequence genome window below encodes:
- the LOC138040389 gene encoding uncharacterized protein has protein sequence MLNLKADRKLPSHRNERDLANSFVDFFSDKVQRIRMRLPSATVSSCLNTCPGFSLTSVLELCEFSPTSVHELSSLLKNTSSKSCVLDPIPAILMIECYDNLLPVITNIVNLSLITATVPTAFKEAVVDPLLKKDSLDHEVYMNFRPISNLSFISKATEKVVAARRNHHLDNMQVYM, from the coding sequence ATGTTAAACCTGAAAGCCGACAGGAAATTACCGTCACATCGAAATGAACGTGACCTTGCAAATAGCTTTGTAGACTTCTTCAGTGATAAGGTGCAGCGAATACGTATGAGACTTCCATCTGCAACAGTTTCCTCATGCTTAAACACCTGTCCTGGGTTTTCCCTGACATCTGTACTGGAACTTTGTGAGTTTTCCCCGACATCAGTACATGAGTTGTCGTCACTTCTGAAAAACACGTCTTCAAAGTCATGCGTTTTAGACCCGATCCCGGCCATCTTAATGATAGAGTGTTATGACAACCTGCTACCTGTAATTACTAACATTGTTAATCTGTCTTTGATCACTGCGACTGTACCTACAGCCTTCAAAGAAGCAGTCGTTGACCCCCTACTGAAAAAGGACTCACTAGATCATGAGGTGTACATGAACTTCAGACCTATTTCGAACCTTAGCTTCATTTCCAAAGCCACTGAAAAGGTTGTAGCTGCGCGTCGCAATCACCATCTTGATAACATGCAAGTCTACATGTGA
- the LOC138043264 gene encoding uncharacterized protein, which yields MEEEKTQHQTSVTGYLHNVSPIRTSNKTKYFDMQIQTGEDEVKRGVCFSPPRVQEFTKHSNSKSPVKITKFRFDKGSTSVCMGPDVQVDKLDKVDFERKILPQTLNLSLLNSVFDGQLITIKAKVINLTAVSKFTSSTSGVLNKAEADLLDPHGSAKLTLWGHFTSEVMEGNTYQFTNLRVRKDNHNIYLNTAKTGCEIVEAVPFNEPLCLTNVLPATSTSTSITAKIIGIKDTNHYMSCCNCNKKISSLETKNVDCTNCGLKQRAASCKKHWYIQAMFQHEKATLNLTLFDDALKQLLELSNDKLKSITNDDLEDEFLSYSNTEVSVTYNNKTKIILNIEKQQ from the coding sequence atggaagaagaaaaaacacagcATCAAACTTCTGTCACAGGCTATTTGCACAATGTGTCACCTATTAGGACaagcaacaaaacaaagtaCTTTGACATGCAAATTCAAACTGGTGAAGATGAAGTAAAACGTGGTGTATGCTTCTCTCCTCCACGCGTACAGGAATTCACCAAACACAGTAACAGCAAAAGTCCAGTTAAGATAACCAAATTCCGCTTTGATAAAGGCTCAACAAGTGTCTGCATGGGACCTGATGTACAAGTTGATAAACTAGACAAAGTTGACTTTGAAAGGAAAATTTTGCCACAAACGCTGAACCTGTCATTACTTAATTCAGTGTTTGACGGTCAGCTTATCACCATAAAGGCAAAAGTGATCAACCTAACAGCTGTCTCCAAGTTTACTAGTTCCACATCAGGTGTTCTAAACAAGGCTGAAGCTGATCTGCTTGATCCCCATGGATCCGCCAAGCTGACGTTATGGGGGCATTTCACCTCGGAAGTGATGGAAGGCAACACCTATCAATTTACTAACTTAAGAGTTAGGAAAGATAACCACAACATTTACCTCAACACTGCAAAAACTGGCTGTGAGATTGTTGAAGCAGTTCCCTTCAATGAACCCCTTTGCCTTACAAATGTGCTACCAGCAACGTCAACATCTACATCTATCACAGCTAAAATTATCGGAATAAAAGACACAAACCACTACATGTCCTGCTGCaattgtaacaaaaaaatatcGTCCCTAGAGACAAAAAATGTAGACTGCACAAACTGTGGTCTCAAACAAAGAGCAGCTTCTTGCAAAAAACATTGGTACATTCAAGCTATGTTTCAACATGAAAAAGCAACACTAAACCTAACACTGTTTGATGATGCATTGAAACAACTGCTTGAGCTTTCCAATGATAAATTGAAGTCAATCACTAACGATGATCTGGAGGATGAATTCTTGTCGTACAGTAACACAGAAGTTTCTGTAACttataataacaaaacaaaaatcatcttgaacattgaaaaacagcagtaa